Genomic window (Roseimicrobium gellanilyticum):
ACGATTGCCACGGTGCCAAGCGGGCGGTGGCGCACCTCCGGTGCATCGCCGTGATTGGTGGCGGCATCGTCCGCGGCGCGCTGCATGACTTTGCGGAGCATGGCCGCCGTGTGCCGGACCTCGCGTTCGCCATGGTATACGGGCTTGCCGATTTCATCTGCCATGGCCCGTGCCAGCTCATGAGCTTGATGCTCGAGCTGGCGGGCGAGAGTTTCGAGAAGGTGCGCGCGCTCTGCCATGGGGACGAGATTCATCCCTTCTGAAGCAGGCCGTGGGACTGGAATATCCGTGTGAGTCGGGATGATGGCAGGGCGGGCCGCCGTTACCACGGTGCCGTTGCACTCCAGCATCGCGGAGATGTCAGCGACACTCGCGAAACGAATCCCACGCTGACCCAGATAGCGCCGCGTGATGGCGGCATGCAGTGGATCATCGCTGCCGGTGGCGCCATCTGCCACCCACACCGTCATGCCACGCTCATAGGCCCCCAGGATGGTCTCTCTCACACACGCGTGAAGATGCACGCCGGCAATGATTGCATGGTCGAACCCGCCCTCCGCGAGGTGATGCCCAAGCTCAGGCTTCGTGAAAGGGCTGAATCCGGTCTTGTGCACGGTGTGCTCACCGGGCTGGGGCGCCAGTGATGCAGGAGGTGCATGCCCCGGGGTCCCCACTTCGCAGCGCCACCTGTCAGCCGCCTTCCAGTGGGGCATGCGCTCATCGCGTTCACGTGAGACGCTCGTCCAAATGTGGATGACGGGGATGCCCCGCGCCCGGCAGGCATTGAGCAAGCGGCTGCATTCGTGGATGAGCTGTCCGGCCGAAGGCTCCAATCCCGGCGCGTCGAGATAGTCCCTCTGGAGGTCCACGAGCAGAAGCACTGGCTTCATAGGGAGAAGCTACTGGGCCCTCTCCGCAGCATTCGCGGCAGCTTCAGTGATGAGCTCCGTCATCTTTCGCGTACCGGCCAGCTTCGCGCCTTCTGCCATCACTTCCCGCGTGCGCCATCCATCACGCCAGACTTGCTGGACTCCCTGCTCGATGGCGCTGGCCTCTGCCTCCAGGCCGAAGCTGTGTCGCAACATCATGGCGAGGGAAAGAATCTGGCCGACAGGGCTTGCGTCGTCCGTGTCCGCAAGGTCATAGGCCGCACCGTGGTTCGTCTGGTACACCCCATGACCCAGCGGAGTGAAGTTCCCTGAAAAGGACATCGCCCGCGAACCCAGCAGCGCGGCGGCGAGATCCGCAAGCACATCGCCGAACATGTTGGGAGCCGCGATGACGTCGAACTCCGAGGGCTGGCTGATCAACTGATAGGCCATCAGGTCGATGTCCACCATCTTGCAGAGCACACCCTGGATTCTGGCGACCTCTTGGGCGCACTTCTGCCACATCGCGCTGATGGTGGGCACGCCGTGTTGTTTGAATACCACGGTGAGAATGCCCCGGCGCGTGGCTGCGAGTCGCGCCGCCGCGTTGAGGAACCGCATCACCTCGGATTCGCGATAGGTGAATGCGTGCCGCGTGATGAGAGCGCCATCGCTATCGATGATCGAGTCACCCAGTCCCTGATACAGACCGGAGATGTTCTCCCGCGCAATCAGCAAGTCGAGCCCTTGCAGCAGGTCCGTCTTCAGTGGGGATGCATCCGCCAGACCACAATGGGCCTGAATGGGACTGATTTTGAAAAACAAATCAAACTGGCGGCGCAAGTCGTACACATACCTGCTGCCGCCGGGGCCATTGAGAATGGCGCCTGAGCGCTCGAAAACATCCCGGCAAAATGCCACCACGTCTTCCGGCAGTGGATTGCCACCGGTCTTCTCCGCATCGCACCCGATGTCGCCGCCTGTGGTCACTTCCGACCGGATGCCGGTGACGGCGCTCACGGCCTCCAGCACCTGCAATGCCGCGCGCGTGACCTGCGGGCCGATACCTTCACCTGGCAACACGCCGATGAGTGGCGTGTCAAAACGCCGCCGCGGGCTCAGGCCTGTCACCGCGCTGATCCAGTTGCTGCAGTGACTTGCTGAAACCTGCGATGGGAGGAGTCTGGGGGGGCGGGGGACAGACGACATCCGGGAAGGTTTTTGAATTGACCGCCATGCTAACGCGATTCCGGTGCGAGACAACCCTTGAACACGGGTTTGCCATATCCCAGGCTGCTGCAGACAGGGATGCCCCTGTCGTTTTTCAGGTGCCTGTCCCTCAGGCCCTCCACCCGCGCATGCGCTCCAGCCACAGCCTGAGTGTGGGCATGTCCGGGGGAAGTTCATTCCAACCCTTCCACGTGTAGTTGGTGAGGATGCCGTAGAGCAGGAAGTCTGCAAACACGGGAGAGCTGCCCAGGAGAAACGGCTGATGCTGCAGCATGGCATCGAAGCGGGCGAAATGTTTCGCGGACCCTGCACGCAGCTCTGCCAGGGAGGCCCGCCATTGGTCGATGCAGCCGCGACCGAATTTGCGCTCCTTGTGGCGCAAGGTCATCATGCGGCCCACGGGGTCTTCAATGGAGGGCACGTAAAAGACATCCGTGCAGCGAAAGGTCGCGCCCTCCACTTCATCATCGAGATACGCGATGAGGATGTCGTGCAGTCCTGCAAGAGTCCCGGGAAAGAGGGTGCTGCCCGCGAAGGTCTTGTCGACATAGCGCGCCACATCATTGCTCTCGGCACTGCTTTCGTAGATGGCCCTGCCCTCGTGTACCAGCATCGGCACCTGATAGTACTGCCCACCGCTCGCCTCGATGACCGCACGGCGGTCCCAGTTCGGCACGTCTACGATCTCGAAGGGCACCTCATACGCCTGCAGGATGCGCTTGATGGGCAGGCAGTAGGGGCTGTGAGGCAGGTCGTAGAGGGTCAGGCTCGCGCTCATGGTCACTGTCAGCGTCAGGCGGCGTTCGGATTGGGACGGAAGAGTCCCACCATGACACCCTGAATGGACAATTCGCGAACGGGGACGAGGTCCGGGTACGCCGGATTCTCAGCACGCAGGAAGGGGCGGCCCTTGTCGATGAGGTAGCGCTTCAGCGTCGTCTCTCCGTCCATGAGGGCGGCCACGATGTCGCGAGGCTTGGGCTCTTTCTGCTCCAGGATGACGAAGTCACCGTGGCAGATGTGGGCGCCAATCATCGAGTCGCCGCGCACTTTCAGGGCAAAAGGTTTCGAGGTCGGGCGCAGACCCATCGTTCCCAGGTCCATGCTCAGCTTGCCGTCGGCGAACTGGGGATTGTCTGCGGTGAAACCCGCAGGGATGAGGCCGTAGAAGGGGATGTCCACCGTATCGCGCTCCATGTCTTCCGGGAAGACCACGGCGCGTGCCTTGCCGGCCAGGCGACGGATGGCGCCCTTGCGTTCCAGGGCTTTCAGGTGGCTCATCGCCGCCGTCTGGCTGGCGAATCCGAAGTGCTGCTGGATGTCCCTTGTGCTGGGCATCACACCGTGCGTACGCTGGTAGGTGCGTAAGAATCCGACAAGTTCCTGTTGACGTTCGGTAAGCATGAGGCGCATTTGAACACTGTTCAGGCAGCCAGGCAAGAGAAATCTGTTTTGCCTGCGCGCTCACCCTGAGGATATTTGCGCCATGCCCGCCCCCGCTCAGTATTGGATTTTGCTCCTTACACTCATCATCTCGCCAGTTTTTTCCCAGGAAACAAAGCCTGCGCCTGCCTCCCCACCTGCCGCGAAGCC
Coding sequences:
- a CDS encoding isocitrate/isopropylmalate family dehydrogenase, producing the protein MLPGEGIGPQVTRAALQVLEAVSAVTGIRSEVTTGGDIGCDAEKTGGNPLPEDVVAFCRDVFERSGAILNGPGGSRYVYDLRRQFDLFFKISPIQAHCGLADASPLKTDLLQGLDLLIARENISGLYQGLGDSIIDSDGALITRHAFTYRESEVMRFLNAAARLAATRRGILTVVFKQHGVPTISAMWQKCAQEVARIQGVLCKMVDIDLMAYQLISQPSEFDVIAAPNMFGDVLADLAAALLGSRAMSFSGNFTPLGHGVYQTNHGAAYDLADTDDASPVGQILSLAMMLRHSFGLEAEASAIEQGVQQVWRDGWRTREVMAEGAKLAGTRKMTELITEAAANAAERAQ
- a CDS encoding glutathione S-transferase family protein, whose protein sequence is MSASLTLYDLPHSPYCLPIKRILQAYEVPFEIVDVPNWDRRAVIEASGGQYYQVPMLVHEGRAIYESSAESNDVARYVDKTFAGSTLFPGTLAGLHDILIAYLDDEVEGATFRCTDVFYVPSIEDPVGRMMTLRHKERKFGRGCIDQWRASLAELRAGSAKHFARFDAMLQHQPFLLGSSPVFADFLLYGILTNYTWKGWNELPPDMPTLRLWLERMRGWRA
- the lexA gene encoding transcriptional repressor LexA, whose product is MLTERQQELVGFLRTYQRTHGVMPSTRDIQQHFGFASQTAAMSHLKALERKGAIRRLAGKARAVVFPEDMERDTVDIPFYGLIPAGFTADNPQFADGKLSMDLGTMGLRPTSKPFALKVRGDSMIGAHICHGDFVILEQKEPKPRDIVAALMDGETTLKRYLIDKGRPFLRAENPAYPDLVPVRELSIQGVMVGLFRPNPNAA